One Bacillus sp. FJAT-52991 genomic region harbors:
- a CDS encoding YeiH family protein — protein MGLEKIDIVEQREKKLSPQAAWTGGVAFTFFIALLGYLLALIPGFNYVGQLACAIIIAIVYRQIFGYPEALRSGITFSSKRLLRVAIILYGLKLNIATVLSDGIGLLIRDAGVIIFAIFATIWLAKILKADKMISLLLGVGTGVCGAAAIAAVAPIIKSKDEDTAISVGIIALMGTIFAIAYTILRPFLPLDDIQYGVWSGMTLHELAHVALAAEPAGEDALAIALLAKLGRVFLLVPLCFVFIFLMKRKNKGSEEMNTKMEYPWFLVGFIILSILGSYVFGHSIEVPESVMNAVFTLTTWLLTAAMVGLGLNVNLKDLRTRALRPLLAMTITSVALSIIAFFIV, from the coding sequence ATGGGGTTAGAAAAGATAGATATAGTCGAACAGAGAGAGAAAAAACTTTCGCCTCAAGCAGCATGGACAGGTGGGGTCGCCTTCACATTTTTTATTGCTTTATTAGGATATTTATTAGCATTAATTCCCGGATTTAATTATGTTGGTCAACTGGCATGCGCGATTATTATTGCGATTGTGTATCGTCAAATTTTTGGGTACCCTGAAGCCTTGCGATCTGGAATCACCTTTTCATCAAAAAGGTTACTGAGGGTTGCTATTATTTTATACGGTTTAAAATTGAACATCGCTACCGTTCTCAGTGATGGGATAGGGCTTTTAATACGTGATGCAGGGGTCATTATTTTTGCTATCTTTGCGACTATTTGGCTCGCAAAAATACTTAAAGCCGATAAAATGATATCTTTGTTGCTTGGAGTTGGAACAGGAGTGTGCGGGGCAGCAGCCATTGCAGCGGTCGCACCGATTATCAAATCAAAGGATGAGGATACGGCGATCAGTGTTGGGATTATCGCATTAATGGGAACAATTTTCGCAATTGCTTACACCATTTTGCGTCCATTTTTACCTTTGGACGATATTCAATATGGAGTTTGGTCCGGAATGACACTCCATGAACTTGCCCATGTTGCACTGGCGGCCGAACCAGCAGGAGAAGATGCGTTAGCAATCGCTTTGTTAGCTAAATTAGGTCGTGTTTTTCTACTTGTCCCACTTTGCTTTGTATTCATCTTTTTGATGAAGCGTAAAAATAAAGGCTCCGAAGAAATGAATACAAAGATGGAATATCCATGGTTTCTTGTTGGGTTTATCATTTTAAGTATTCTAGGGAGTTATGTATTTGGACATTCTATTGAGGTGCCTGAAAGTGTGATGAATGCCGTTTTCACGTTAACAACATGGTTGTTAACTGCAGCAATGGTCGGACTTGGACTCAATGTAAACTTGAAGGATTTGCGTACAAGAGCTTTACGTCCTCTTCTGGCGATGACGATCACATCCGTGGCGTTGTCGATCATCGCTTTCTTTATTGTTTAA
- a CDS encoding LysR family transcriptional regulator, whose product MDIHLQVFVTVAEKKNFSKAAEELHMTQPAVSQHIRKLEESIGVRLLERTNKYVRLNKAGEIVFHHAKEIVGLYTRMQHLVDDLANKASGPLSIGASYTFGEYILPHVIANMQKSYPDIVPTVTIGNTAEISSLVMSHQLDVGIVEGRFKEEKPLQTEAIAEDSMVIVASPTHPLSNKNGEVTVEDLEQQTWILREFGSGTREAAENVFQRLNMSPAHTMNFGSTQPIKEAVEAGLGISLLSQWAIQKELRHGDLQIINMHGLPFTRQFSTVTTSPFQTKALQIFIDLLRHNKQLTTFVIGNKKE is encoded by the coding sequence ATGGATATCCATCTACAAGTTTTTGTGACAGTGGCAGAAAAAAAGAACTTTTCTAAAGCGGCGGAAGAATTACATATGACACAGCCTGCCGTCAGCCAACATATTCGCAAATTAGAGGAAAGCATCGGCGTCAGATTGCTTGAACGGACGAATAAGTATGTGCGACTAAATAAAGCGGGGGAAATTGTCTTTCATCACGCGAAAGAAATCGTAGGGTTATATACAAGAATGCAGCATCTCGTGGATGATTTAGCGAATAAAGCCAGCGGGCCGCTTTCTATTGGGGCAAGTTACACATTTGGAGAGTATATTCTCCCTCATGTTATTGCTAACATGCAAAAATCCTATCCAGATATTGTGCCAACAGTGACGATTGGCAATACAGCGGAAATATCTAGTTTAGTCATGAGTCACCAACTTGACGTCGGCATTGTAGAGGGGCGTTTCAAAGAAGAAAAACCATTACAAACAGAAGCCATTGCAGAAGATTCCATGGTCATCGTAGCATCTCCTACACACCCATTATCCAATAAAAATGGTGAAGTGACGGTCGAAGATTTAGAACAACAAACATGGATTTTGCGTGAATTTGGTTCTGGCACAAGAGAGGCAGCCGAAAATGTCTTTCAACGTTTAAATATGTCTCCCGCTCACACGATGAACTTCGGTAGCACTCAACCCATTAAAGAAGCAGTTGAAGCTGGGTTAGGCATCAGCTTATTGTCTCAATGGGCCATTCAAAAAGAGCTCCGTCATGGGGACTTACAAATCATTAACATGCACGGACTACCTTTTACGAGACAATTCTCGACTGTCACAACATCTCCATTTCAAACAAAGGCACTCCAAATCTTTATTGATTTACTGCGTCACAATAAACAGTTGACTACCTTTGTCATTGGCAATAAAAAAGAATAA
- a CDS encoding HsmA family protein: MLVYAIIFITLALVFYTFGVWGEKIQKELKLWHVMIFWLGLVCDTAGTTIMGKLAEDSSLFSFHGITGLLAILLMLFHAVWATIVIVRKDHNMKMKFHKFSILVWCIWLIPYISGLIFGMTR; this comes from the coding sequence ATGTTAGTTTATGCCATTATCTTTATTACATTAGCTCTTGTTTTTTACACATTTGGAGTGTGGGGAGAAAAAATTCAAAAGGAATTAAAGCTTTGGCATGTGATGATCTTTTGGCTTGGATTAGTATGTGATACTGCTGGCACAACAATCATGGGGAAACTAGCTGAAGACAGCTCTTTATTTAGCTTTCATGGGATCACAGGGTTATTGGCCATCTTATTGATGTTATTTCATGCCGTTTGGGCAACGATTGTTATCGTTAGAAAAGATCATAATATGAAAATGAAATTCCATAAGTTTAGTATCTTAGTTTGGTGCATTTGGCTAATTCCATATATTTCAGGATTAATTTTTGGGATGACTAGATAA
- a CDS encoding protein adenylyltransferase SelO encodes MTKNKETGWNFDNSYARLPQSFFASTNPTPVRAPKLIILNDQLATSLGLNVEELKSEEGAALFAGNEIPEGAFPLAQAYAGHQFGHFTMLGDGRAVLLGEQVSPQGERVDIQLKGSGRTPYSRGGDGRAALGPMLREYIISEAMHALGIPTTRSLAVVTTGEPVYRETELPGAILTRVAASHLRVGTFQYAANWSTVDDLRILADYALKRHFPDVEANENRYLSLLQEVIKRQAELIAKWQLVGFIHGVMNTDNMTISGETIDYGPCAFMDVYDPATVFSSIDIQGRYAYRNQPLIGGWNLARFAEALLPLLHEDQEQAIKLAEDKLSDFTKLYHHNWLAGMRAKLGIFNEETEDEALIENLLQMMQEHQADYTNTFRALTLDQREDTNLFRTPEFTQWHKQWQERLGRQQESKAAANELMRRSNPAIIPRNHRVEEALKAAVEQGDYSVMERLVAVLSNPYAHSADEADYCTLPASSAEPYRTFCGT; translated from the coding sequence ATGACAAAGAATAAAGAAACAGGATGGAATTTTGACAATAGTTATGCCCGTCTGCCGCAATCATTTTTTGCTAGTACGAACCCAACTCCTGTACGTGCACCGAAGTTAATTATTCTCAATGATCAGTTGGCTACCTCCCTTGGTTTGAATGTTGAGGAGCTAAAAAGTGAAGAGGGGGCAGCATTGTTTGCAGGAAATGAGATTCCAGAAGGGGCTTTTCCTCTTGCTCAAGCTTATGCAGGGCATCAATTCGGGCATTTTACGATGTTAGGAGACGGCCGGGCAGTACTTTTAGGCGAGCAAGTTTCGCCCCAAGGTGAGAGAGTAGATATTCAACTGAAGGGTTCGGGTAGAACACCCTATTCTCGCGGAGGTGACGGACGAGCGGCACTTGGACCAATGCTAAGAGAATATATCATTAGTGAAGCAATGCATGCATTGGGTATTCCAACGACCCGCAGTTTAGCCGTAGTGACAACTGGTGAACCAGTATACCGTGAAACAGAGTTGCCAGGTGCGATTTTAACTCGTGTGGCAGCTAGTCATTTGCGCGTTGGTACATTTCAATACGCGGCCAATTGGAGCACAGTGGATGATCTTCGTATTCTAGCTGACTATGCTCTAAAGCGTCATTTTCCAGATGTTGAAGCGAATGAAAATCGATATCTTTCGCTGCTTCAGGAAGTGATCAAGCGTCAAGCAGAACTTATTGCTAAATGGCAGCTTGTTGGCTTTATTCATGGGGTGATGAACACGGATAATATGACGATTAGCGGGGAAACGATTGACTATGGGCCTTGTGCTTTTATGGATGTCTATGACCCGGCAACGGTATTCAGCTCCATTGATATTCAAGGACGCTATGCTTATAGAAACCAGCCGCTTATTGGCGGATGGAATCTCGCACGATTTGCGGAAGCTTTATTGCCTCTGCTGCATGAAGATCAGGAGCAAGCGATTAAGTTAGCAGAGGATAAGCTTTCAGATTTCACTAAGTTGTATCATCATAATTGGCTTGCTGGAATGAGAGCGAAATTAGGAATATTTAATGAAGAGACAGAAGATGAAGCTCTTATTGAAAACCTCCTCCAGATGATGCAGGAGCATCAGGCAGACTATACGAATACTTTCCGTGCATTGACTTTAGATCAACGGGAGGATACGAACCTGTTCAGAACGCCCGAATTTACTCAGTGGCATAAGCAATGGCAGGAGAGACTAGGCAGGCAGCAAGAATCGAAAGCAGCTGCGAATGAGTTGATGCGCCGTAGCAACCCTGCTATCATCCCACGGAATCACCGAGTGGAAGAAGCCCTAAAAGCAGCGGTAGAGCAAGGAGATTATAGCGTGATGGAGCGGCTTGTAGCTGTTCTTTCAAATCCTTACGCGCACTCCGCTGATGAAGCTGACTATTGTACTTTGCCAGCTTCATCAGCGGAGCCTTACCGAACTTTTTGCGGTACTTGA
- a CDS encoding Ger(x)C family spore germination protein, which produces MKKIYFLSAVMVVFLLMTGCWDQDLLKNARLLYGGGFDLAPNGKILSTFVIRDIPASEQQSPKNELISTVGNTPRENRQKADEQVSRNLRTYKNRVILIGEELAKQDVHQLLDIFYRDPESALNARIGVAQGKAKDIFSLEKVGDVLIAEEVDELIKSKEETTTVPKVTIETIYPVMMDPGEDFVLPYIRKKGKRVDVSRIAMFHKYQFTGTLSPDQSTMYLLLKNEKQKSAGFTQKINNGKDQKNTYNFMTFNVEKSKRKMKVLIQPNGQIKVKLDLKLKVGILEYPRDLLSEKKTVDRLNQLLSKEMTDLANKTLEKMQKARCDGLGIGRQLTAFHPDIWKKQKDEWGNNYQKVHFDPKVQVEITEKGILN; this is translated from the coding sequence ATGAAAAAGATCTATTTTTTAAGCGCTGTTATGGTTGTTTTCTTATTGATGACTGGGTGTTGGGATCAAGATCTTTTAAAGAATGCTCGTTTGCTCTATGGAGGAGGGTTTGATCTCGCACCAAATGGAAAGATCCTATCCACCTTTGTTATACGGGACATACCTGCTAGCGAACAACAGAGTCCTAAAAACGAGTTGATATCCACGGTTGGCAATACGCCAAGGGAAAACCGTCAAAAAGCGGATGAGCAGGTATCTAGGAATCTTCGTACTTACAAAAATCGGGTCATTCTTATTGGAGAAGAGCTAGCAAAACAAGACGTTCATCAGCTCCTCGATATTTTTTACCGCGATCCCGAGAGCGCTTTAAATGCGAGGATTGGAGTGGCGCAAGGGAAGGCGAAAGACATATTTTCCCTTGAAAAAGTAGGGGATGTCTTAATTGCAGAAGAAGTTGATGAATTAATCAAGAGCAAAGAAGAGACTACAACCGTTCCTAAGGTGACCATTGAAACGATTTACCCTGTGATGATGGACCCTGGAGAGGATTTTGTTCTTCCATACATCAGGAAAAAAGGGAAACGAGTGGACGTTTCGCGTATTGCTATGTTTCATAAGTATCAATTTACAGGGACACTGAGCCCAGATCAATCTACCATGTATTTACTTTTAAAAAATGAAAAGCAGAAATCGGCGGGCTTCACCCAAAAAATAAATAACGGAAAGGATCAAAAAAACACCTATAATTTTATGACCTTTAATGTAGAAAAATCAAAGCGAAAGATGAAAGTATTGATTCAACCAAACGGCCAAATTAAGGTTAAGCTGGATCTGAAATTGAAAGTGGGTATCCTTGAATATCCTAGGGATCTCTTAAGCGAAAAGAAAACTGTTGACCGATTAAATCAGCTTCTATCCAAAGAGATGACGGATTTGGCAAATAAAACGCTAGAAAAAATGCAAAAAGCTCGCTGTGACGGATTAGGTATCGGCAGACAACTCACGGCGTTTCATCCCGATATTTGGAAGAAGCAGAAGGATGAATGGGGGAACAACTATCAAAAAGTGCATTTTGATCCTAAGGTTCAGGTTGAAATTACGGAGAAAGGGATTTTAAACTAA
- a CDS encoding endospore germination permease — MMTLEKSKITQGQFMFFVIQSQVGVGILSLPHRLQEIAKGGAWISSLIAGLAVQVIILILWALCRQFPSDTIYGFLPKIVGNFLGKLLGLAYVGYFLFSAGTVLAFFADVVGKWVLLATPRWALLTLTLFTCMYLAKENLRVIARLFVISSLTIIVAVSLSLLGYTNANITYIFPIMESGWKGIIKAANEALFPLVGYEVILVIYPFVEGKDMGKLKAASLGSMLITLFYTFEVFTSLIIFSSGVMPAISEPLLYMLKGFSFQIIQRIDLIFLSVWIFIVSTAIVSWLYMATAGLGHFFHRGEHKKAVPYAAFIVFIVAIIAQDPSITDLYDRMIKILHYTFVIGLPLILLIFSYLLRKRRA, encoded by the coding sequence ATGATGACCCTAGAAAAGAGTAAGATTACTCAGGGTCAGTTCATGTTTTTTGTTATACAGTCTCAAGTGGGAGTTGGGATTCTATCGCTTCCCCATAGATTGCAGGAGATCGCTAAGGGAGGGGCATGGATCTCTAGCTTAATTGCCGGATTGGCTGTACAAGTGATTATTTTGATTCTTTGGGCTCTTTGCAGACAGTTTCCTTCCGATACGATATATGGTTTCTTGCCGAAAATCGTCGGGAATTTTCTCGGGAAGCTGCTGGGCCTTGCTTATGTTGGTTATTTTCTGTTTTCTGCTGGAACGGTTTTAGCCTTCTTTGCCGATGTCGTGGGAAAGTGGGTGCTGCTAGCAACACCAAGATGGGCATTATTAACTCTCACCCTTTTCACCTGTATGTATTTGGCTAAAGAAAATCTTCGCGTGATTGCCAGACTGTTTGTCATATCTTCGTTAACGATCATTGTAGCGGTGTCCTTATCCTTGCTCGGCTATACTAATGCAAATATTACATATATATTCCCTATAATGGAATCTGGATGGAAGGGGATCATCAAAGCTGCGAATGAGGCATTGTTTCCTTTAGTTGGGTACGAAGTTATATTAGTGATTTATCCTTTTGTTGAAGGGAAAGACATGGGGAAATTAAAGGCAGCATCTTTAGGGAGTATGTTGATTACACTTTTTTACACATTTGAGGTGTTTACGAGTTTAATCATTTTCAGTTCAGGGGTCATGCCCGCTATTTCGGAACCACTCCTTTATATGCTGAAAGGTTTTTCTTTCCAGATTATTCAACGGATCGATTTAATCTTTTTATCTGTATGGATTTTTATTGTTAGTACGGCTATTGTTTCTTGGTTATACATGGCAACAGCAGGCCTGGGTCACTTCTTTCACCGTGGGGAACATAAAAAAGCTGTTCCCTATGCCGCTTTCATTGTCTTTATTGTGGCTATAATTGCTCAAGATCCATCGATCACCGACCTCTATGATCGAATGATTAAGATTTTGCATTATACGTTTGTAATTGGTCTTCCTTTGATCCTGCTCATCTTCTCGTATCTTTTAAGAAAAAGGAGGGCGTAA
- a CDS encoding spore germination protein: MMDLLRKWLSNNRAEKRPDMQINVSPSLQKNKEYIQNQLFHSSDLKWRSIRFNQMEALIVFFESLSDQQRIQQEIIRPLEENKEGTVDEIITSVEIARKSDLSQLPQALVQGNCVLLLEGTAEAFVVGVAADYKRNISEPANEGVIRGAHDGFIEHLITNLYLVRKRIENPDLVVRYYQVGKATKTKVAILYMQDLANPDLVKEVDHRLDSIAMDTTISPGFIAELIEDNSFSLFPQILFTERPDRAVAHLMEGRVVILSDGDPSALILPVTFFAFYQSPDDYHSRWIVGSFVRLIRLMSFIIASLVPALYIAVIGFHPEILPSNLIYTVKSSIDRVPFPPIMEAFLMQITLEVLREAGVRLPSRVGQTISIVGGLVIGESVVRAGLISYPMVIVVALTAISSFVAPSNEISVATRILGFPLMILASMFGFFGITYGLLFILIHLCKLESFGTSYFAPVMPLRIKDWKDTFTRFPIWSLNQRPHDPHSKRLTQERYSRGWEHDDPRKE; the protein is encoded by the coding sequence ATGATGGATCTTTTAAGAAAATGGCTTTCGAATAACCGTGCAGAAAAAAGACCTGACATGCAAATAAATGTATCTCCTTCCTTGCAAAAAAATAAGGAATACATTCAAAATCAGCTGTTTCATTCAAGTGATCTAAAGTGGCGGAGCATTAGGTTTAATCAAATGGAGGCGCTCATCGTCTTTTTTGAATCCCTATCCGATCAACAGAGAATTCAACAAGAGATCATTCGGCCTTTAGAAGAAAATAAAGAAGGAACCGTAGATGAAATCATTACTTCTGTGGAGATTGCGAGGAAATCGGATCTCAGCCAGTTGCCGCAAGCCCTAGTTCAAGGAAATTGCGTGTTGTTATTGGAAGGTACAGCAGAAGCTTTTGTTGTCGGTGTGGCGGCAGATTATAAACGGAATATCTCAGAGCCAGCGAACGAAGGGGTCATTCGCGGCGCTCATGATGGTTTCATAGAGCATCTCATCACGAATCTGTATCTGGTTCGAAAGCGTATTGAAAATCCGGACCTGGTTGTTCGTTATTATCAGGTTGGAAAGGCAACTAAAACAAAAGTGGCCATTCTTTATATGCAGGATCTAGCGAATCCAGATTTGGTCAAAGAAGTGGATCACAGACTTGATTCCATTGCAATGGACACCACGATCTCACCCGGATTCATTGCCGAATTGATTGAAGATAACTCATTTTCTCTATTTCCGCAAATCTTATTTACGGAAAGGCCGGATCGGGCAGTAGCCCATCTCATGGAAGGACGTGTAGTCATTTTATCTGATGGAGATCCATCTGCGCTGATTTTGCCGGTGACTTTCTTTGCCTTTTATCAAAGCCCGGATGATTATCACAGCAGGTGGATTGTCGGATCGTTCGTTCGATTGATTCGTTTGATGAGCTTTATCATCGCATCTCTAGTACCTGCTTTATATATTGCCGTTATTGGTTTTCATCCTGAAATTCTTCCTTCAAATTTGATTTATACCGTGAAAAGCAGTATAGACAGGGTGCCCTTTCCACCTATTATGGAAGCTTTTCTTATGCAGATTACCTTGGAGGTGCTGCGTGAAGCAGGAGTTCGTTTGCCTAGCCGAGTAGGTCAAACCATTAGCATTGTTGGCGGCTTGGTCATCGGCGAATCGGTCGTGCGAGCTGGATTGATTTCATATCCCATGGTTATCGTTGTCGCTTTAACGGCTATTTCGTCATTTGTGGCGCCGTCTAATGAAATAAGTGTGGCCACTCGCATTTTGGGTTTCCCGCTTATGATCCTGGCCTCGATGTTCGGTTTCTTCGGGATCACGTATGGTCTTCTTTTTATCTTAATCCACTTATGTAAATTAGAGAGCTTTGGCACGTCCTATTTTGCGCCTGTTATGCCTCTTCGAATCAAAGATTGGAAGGATACATTTACACGCTTTCCAATCTGGAGCTTGAATCAGCGTCCTCATGATCCTCATTCAAAAAGATTAACTCAAGAAAGATATTCAAGGGGGTGGGAACATGATGACCCTAGAAAAGAGTAA
- the ahpC gene encoding alkyl hydroperoxide reductase subunit C has translation MSLIGKEVQPFKASAFQNGEFIQVTEENFKGKWSVVCFYPADFTFVCPTELEDLQNQYATLKELGVEVYSVSTDTHFTHKAWHDHSEAISKIEYIMVGDPSQKLSRNFDVLNEEDGLADRGTFIIDPDGIVQAVEINAGGIGRDASTLVGKIKAAQYVRNNPGEVCPAKWQEGGKTLKPSLDLVGKI, from the coding sequence ATGTCTCTAATCGGAAAAGAAGTACAACCATTTAAAGCCTCAGCTTTCCAAAACGGGGAGTTTATCCAAGTTACTGAAGAAAACTTTAAAGGAAAGTGGAGCGTAGTTTGCTTTTATCCAGCAGATTTCACATTCGTTTGTCCTACAGAGCTTGAAGATCTTCAAAACCAATATGCAACTCTAAAAGAGCTTGGCGTTGAAGTGTACTCTGTTTCAACAGACACTCATTTTACACATAAAGCATGGCATGACCATTCAGAAGCTATCAGCAAAATCGAATATATTATGGTCGGTGACCCTTCACAAAAACTATCTCGCAACTTTGATGTATTAAATGAAGAAGACGGTCTTGCTGATCGCGGTACTTTCATCATCGATCCAGACGGCATCGTACAAGCTGTTGAAATTAACGCAGGCGGTATCGGCCGTGATGCAAGCACGCTTGTTGGCAAAATTAAAGCAGCACAATACGTTCGCAACAACCCAGGTGAAGTTTGCCCTGCTAAATGGCAAGAAGGCGGCAAAACACTTAAACCAAGCCTTGATCTTGTAGGTAAAATTTAA
- the ahpF gene encoding alkyl hydroperoxide reductase subunit F, with amino-acid sequence MILEADIKAQLQQYLQLMEGDVLLKVSAGTDDVSRDMVDLVDELATMSPKIKVEKATLERTPSFSVNRVGEETGVTFAGIPLGHEFTSLVLALLQVSGRAPKVEQSVIDQVKKIEGQYHFESYISLSCHNCPDVVQALNLMSILNPGITHTMIDGAAFKEEVESKDILAVPSVYLNGEPFSSGRMTLDEILAKMGSGPDASAFADKEPFDVLVVGGGPAGASAAVYAARKGIRTGIVAERFGGQIMDTMGIENFISVKYTEGPKLAASLEEHVKEYDVDIMNLQRAKRLEKKDLIEIELENGAVLKSKAVILSTGARWRNVGVPGEQEFKNKGVAYCPHCDGPLFEGKHVAVIGGGNSGIEAAIDLAGIVKHVTVLEFMPELKADTVLQERLYSLPNVTVLKNVQTKEITGTDKMNGISYIDRETEEVHHIELEGVFVQIGLVPNTDWLGDTIERTRMGEIVIDKHGSTNIPGVFAAGDCTDNAYKQIIISMGSGATAALGAFDYLIRN; translated from the coding sequence ATGATACTAGAAGCAGATATTAAAGCACAATTACAACAATACCTTCAACTGATGGAGGGGGATGTACTACTCAAAGTCAGCGCAGGAACGGATGACGTTTCTCGCGACATGGTGGATCTAGTAGATGAATTAGCCACCATGTCCCCCAAAATCAAAGTTGAAAAAGCAACTTTAGAAAGAACACCGAGCTTTAGCGTAAACCGCGTCGGAGAAGAGACTGGCGTTACTTTTGCTGGTATCCCTCTCGGACATGAATTCACATCATTAGTATTGGCCTTGCTACAAGTAAGTGGTAGAGCGCCAAAGGTTGAGCAAAGCGTCATTGATCAAGTGAAAAAGATCGAAGGCCAATATCATTTCGAATCTTATATTAGCTTAAGCTGTCACAACTGCCCTGACGTTGTACAAGCACTCAACTTAATGAGTATTCTCAATCCTGGTATTACACATACAATGATTGACGGTGCGGCATTTAAAGAAGAGGTAGAAAGCAAAGACATCTTGGCTGTCCCATCGGTTTACTTAAACGGTGAACCTTTCAGTAGCGGCCGTATGACCCTTGATGAAATTCTTGCTAAAATGGGCAGTGGCCCAGATGCATCAGCGTTTGCTGACAAAGAGCCATTTGATGTCCTCGTTGTTGGTGGCGGACCAGCCGGTGCAAGTGCCGCTGTTTATGCAGCACGTAAAGGTATTCGTACAGGCATTGTCGCTGAACGCTTTGGCGGTCAAATTATGGACACGATGGGTATTGAAAACTTTATCAGTGTGAAATATACGGAAGGTCCTAAACTTGCCGCAAGCCTTGAAGAGCATGTCAAAGAGTATGACGTAGATATCATGAACTTACAGCGTGCAAAGCGTTTAGAGAAAAAAGATCTTATCGAAATCGAACTAGAAAACGGTGCCGTTCTAAAAAGTAAAGCTGTGATCCTTTCAACAGGTGCTCGTTGGCGCAACGTCGGTGTGCCAGGTGAACAAGAGTTCAAGAACAAAGGTGTTGCTTATTGCCCTCACTGTGATGGTCCTTTATTCGAAGGAAAACACGTAGCTGTCATTGGCGGCGGTAACTCCGGTATTGAAGCGGCTATCGACCTTGCAGGTATTGTTAAGCATGTAACCGTTCTTGAATTTATGCCAGAACTGAAAGCCGATACGGTCTTACAAGAGCGCCTTTACAGCCTACCTAACGTAACGGTATTAAAGAACGTTCAAACGAAAGAAATTACTGGTACTGACAAAATGAACGGTATTTCTTACATCGACCGTGAAACAGAAGAAGTTCACCACATTGAACTAGAAGGTGTCTTTGTTCAAATCGGTCTTGTCCCTAACACAGACTGGTTAGGCGACACAATTGAACGTACACGCATGGGCGAAATCGTCATTGATAAACACGGTTCAACAAACATCCCTGGCGTATTCGCTGCCGGTGACTGTACAGATAATGCATATAAACAAATCATTATCTCTATGGGATCTGGGGCAACCGCTGCTCTAGGCGCATTCGATTATTTAATTCGAAATTAA
- a CDS encoding DoxX family protein has product MTLSIILQVLLALGFLMFGYQKFTSEQMKKGFEYFGYGDSFRIFTGSFEILSAIVLIAGIWVKPLAAIGGFMIVATMIGAILTHMKVKDSVKNMLMPLMLLVLGAIVAALNWSSLF; this is encoded by the coding sequence ATGACGTTATCAATTATTCTACAAGTCTTATTAGCCTTAGGGTTTTTAATGTTTGGTTATCAAAAATTCACATCAGAGCAAATGAAAAAAGGCTTTGAATACTTTGGCTATGGAGACAGCTTCCGGATATTTACTGGATCGTTCGAAATACTATCAGCCATCGTCCTCATCGCAGGAATCTGGGTGAAACCTTTAGCTGCCATTGGCGGATTCATGATTGTAGCCACCATGATCGGAGCGATTTTGACACATATGAAAGTAAAAGATTCCGTGAAAAATATGCTCATGCCGTTGATGTTACTTGTGCTAGGAGCGATTGTAGCTGCACTCAACTGGTCATCATTGTTTTAA